From Brassica oleracea var. oleracea cultivar TO1000 chromosome C3, BOL, whole genome shotgun sequence, a single genomic window includes:
- the LOC106327985 gene encoding uncharacterized protein LOC106327985: protein MGRDWSWLGGGKKKPSSKSKKDINTPPPPPPSSSPAGNTATAAGCMSAVFNIFDLQHLQFPINHHHLHLPKGVDAPRNSLESMEEEEETPCSPTRKDGNLNISMGIKIKTKPQVRSSTSSLAATESYSPSVKTPTLVARLMGLDLVPENYRSSPTPSSSSLNDLKTAERSSHTNRHRHYSLQRNSVDGGTRSLPETPRISLGRRSVDVNCYEHQRSSLHLRDNNNNVSSERELGVNNVRCTRVREMKIHEDKENRSPRDYARQIVMQLKENVSRRRRMGTDITNKEQQPRETHEPKKASKITITTHETSSPRIGQTETPKTKPASSLQTNNVPPKTMESTVKAQEKTRLPTVQEEPHGCKKQSKSVKKCKKQENFKSRLVKPPQTMQEEPFVRSPATSNNNNRSNNLLLTQGDKSSLSISDLVSFKSVPSLHTIIKKKDSSPHKSSKLQVDASSSQSSRNRASTELPRIQSQSSSSLTPIAGGELEYITRTLRRTGIDRETPISYAKWFSPSHPLDPSIFYFLEHFAITSSRPRNSPEGLSLRCNRKLLFHLVDEILADILKPQINLKPWVCRYPIRSRRSLKGSELIDELSRRIERFPLAECLVLEDIDSLVAGDFPETAVQSELAFEEEGEGIVAEIERGILEALVTETTTDCYDTWIKTAPVKRNDDVSGTWGVHVTRYPSNAGSHHDSWLRHPRG from the exons ATGGGAAGAGATTGGTCTTGGCTCGGCGGAGGGAAGAAGAAACCTTCAAGCAAGTCAAAGAAAGACATCAACACCCCACCGCCACCACCTCCGTCTTCATCTCCAGCCGGCAATACTGCAACGGCGGCGGGATGCATGAGTGCTGTGTTTAACATTTTCGATTTACAACATTTACAGTTTCCCATTAACCACCACCATCTTCATCTTCCCAAAG GCGTTGATGCGCCGAGAAACAGCTTGGAATCAATGGAGGAGGAGGAGGAAACTCCATGTTCACCGACCAGAAAAGATGGAAATTTAAATATCTCT ATGGGTATTAAAATCAAGACCAAACCACAAGTCAGATCATCAACATCGTCACTGGCCGCCACTGAATCATACTCTCCCAGTGTGAAGACACCAACTTTGGTGGCTAGGCTCATGGGTCTTGATCTTGTTCCGGAAAATTACAGATCATCTCCTACTCCATCTTCTTCTTCCTTAAATGATCTCAAGACAGCAGAAAGATCTTCACACACCAACAGACACAGACATTACTCTCTCCAAAGAAACTCTGTCGACGGAGGCACACGATCTCTTCCCGAGACACCGAGGATTTCGCTCGGAAGGAGATCAGTCGACGTAAACTGTTACGAACACCAACGTTCTTCACTTCATCTCAGAGACAACAACAACAACGTGTCGTCTGAAAGAGAACTTGGTGTTAACAATGTCAGGTGCACGAGGGTCAGAGAGATGAAGATACACGAAGATAAAGAGAACCGGAGCCCACGTGATTACGCAAGACAAATAGTGATGCAGTTGAAGGAGAACGTTAGCCGGAGAAGAAGAATGGGAACTGATATCACCAACAAAGAGCAACAACCAAGAGAGACCCATGAGCCCAAGAAAGCTTCTAAGATCACCATCACCACACATGAAACATCATCCCCGAGAATAGGACAAACGGAAACCCCCAAAACCAAACCCGCCTCATCACTTCAGACAAATAACGTTCCTCCCAAGACTATGGAGTCAACAGTGAAGGCTCAAGAAAAGACCAGGCTACCAACAGTGCAAGAAGAGCCACATGGATGCAAAAAACAGAGCAAGTCTGTAAAGAAATGCAAGAAACAGGAGAACTTCAAGTCGAGACTAGTGAAGCCTCCACAGACAATGCAGGAGGAGCCGTTTGTTAGATCACCAGCAACAAGTAACAACAACAACAGAAGCAATAATCTTCTTCTTACTCAAGGAGACAAGTCTTCTCTCTCAATTAGCGATCTCGTCAGCTTCAAAAGTGTTCCCTCTCTTCACACCATCATCAAGAAGAAAGATTCATCACCTCACAAATCG TCAAAGTTACAAGTGGATGCGTCATCATCACAATCATCGAGAAACAGAGCATCAACAGAGCTTCCTCGTATTCAGAGCCAATCATCATCATCCCTAACACCAATCGCCGGCGGCGAGTTAGAGTACATCACAAGAACCCTAAGACGAACCGGAATCGACAGAGAAACCCCAATCTCATACGCCAAATGGTTCTCTCCTTCACACCCACTCGATCCATCGATCTTCTACTTCCTCGAGCATTTCGCGATCACGTCGAGTAGACCTAGAAACTCGCCGGAAGGTCTATCTCTCCGATGCAATCGAAAGCTACTGTTCCATCTAGTCGACGAGATCCTCGCCGATATCTTGAAGCCGCAGATTAACCTGAAACCGTGGGTTTGCCGTTACCCGATTCGATCTCGGAGGAGTCTCAAAGGATCAGAACTGATCGACGAATTGAGTCGGAGAATCGAGAGGTTTCCGTTAGCCGAGTGTTTGGTTCTCGAAGATATCGATTCTCTAGTCGCCGGAGATTTCCCGGAGACGGCGGTTCAGTCGGAGTTAGCGTTCGAGGAGGAAGGCGAAGGGATCGTCGCGGAGATCGAGAGAGGAATCCTCGAAGCCCTCGTGACTGAAACGACGACGGATTGTTACGACACGTGGATCAAAACGGCGCCGGTCAAGAGGAACGATGATGTCAGTGGCACGTGGGGAGTTCACGTGACGAGATACCCTTCAAACGCTGGGTCCCACCACGACTCGTGGTTGAGGCATCCACGTGGATAG